The Corynebacterium comes genome window below encodes:
- a CDS encoding glycoside hydrolase family 3 N-terminal domain-containing protein produces MSIIGSHAARPLAALVAACALVGGLVACADPQEQPPTTTSAAATSASATVPTPGLAPEPSGVAGARVPGEQRAKAASLMVVGVNNYDDALWKLQQGVGGIFITSWADTELLTTPGRNIVALREAVGRPFSVSIDFEGGRVQRHEHVIGPRISAREMAATMSPEQVEHYARELGNSLRWHGVTVDFAPVLDVDAVGLDIVGDRAFSTDPHLAGEYGAAFARGLASAGVTPVFKHFPGHGQASGDTHLELAVTPPVEQVIAHDLPPYSIALKQGGGAVMVGHMVVPGLGDGVTPSSLDPAAYELLRSGNYPGGVPFEGVVYTDDLTGMRAITDRHTLPQAVVAAVRAGADQPLFSSGGDLVAAIDALDAAVTAGEVPGERLDDAAQRVQLQLLSTGA; encoded by the coding sequence GTGAGCATCATCGGCAGTCATGCCGCCCGCCCCCTGGCCGCCCTTGTCGCGGCCTGTGCGCTGGTGGGCGGTCTGGTCGCGTGCGCGGATCCGCAGGAGCAGCCACCGACGACGACGTCGGCTGCGGCGACGTCGGCCAGCGCGACGGTGCCCACCCCGGGCCTGGCCCCGGAACCCTCCGGGGTCGCCGGTGCGCGCGTGCCCGGGGAACAGCGCGCGAAGGCCGCGTCGCTCATGGTCGTCGGCGTGAACAACTACGACGATGCGCTGTGGAAACTGCAGCAGGGCGTCGGCGGAATCTTCATCACCAGCTGGGCGGACACGGAGCTGCTGACCACGCCGGGGCGCAACATCGTGGCGCTGCGCGAGGCCGTCGGGCGACCCTTCTCCGTATCCATCGACTTCGAGGGCGGGCGGGTCCAGCGGCATGAACACGTGATTGGACCGAGAATCTCCGCACGGGAGATGGCCGCCACGATGTCGCCGGAGCAGGTGGAGCATTATGCCCGGGAGCTGGGCAACTCCCTGCGCTGGCACGGCGTGACGGTGGATTTTGCGCCCGTGCTGGATGTCGACGCCGTCGGCCTGGACATCGTCGGCGACCGCGCCTTCTCCACGGACCCCCACCTGGCCGGTGAGTACGGCGCGGCCTTCGCCCGTGGACTGGCCTCGGCGGGCGTCACCCCCGTGTTCAAGCACTTCCCCGGCCATGGTCAGGCCAGCGGTGACACGCATCTGGAGCTGGCGGTCACGCCACCGGTGGAGCAGGTCATCGCCCACGATCTGCCGCCCTACTCGATCGCCCTGAAACAGGGTGGCGGCGCCGTGATGGTCGGCCACATGGTCGTGCCCGGCCTGGGCGACGGTGTAACACCCTCCAGCCTCGACCCCGCGGCATATGAGCTGTTGCGCAGCGGAAACTATCCCGGCGGCGTGCCCTTCGAGGGTGTGGTCTACACCGATGATCTGACCGGTATGCGCGCGATCACCGACCGTCACACCCTCCCGCAGGCGGTCGTCGCGGCGGTTCGCGCGGGCGCCGATCAGCCCCTGTTCTCCAGCGGCGGGGATCTGGTCGCGGCGATCGACGCGCTCGATGCGGCGGTCACCGCCGGGGAGGTCCCCGGGGAGCGTCTCGACGACGCCGCGCAGCGTGTCCAACTCCAACTCCTGTCCACCGGCGCCTGA
- a CDS encoding universal stress protein, producing MSPVTTTMLIAYDGSRESRRAMSSAARLLNPREVEILTAWEPLHRTAARVGGMSGLRQAEWVTDTEEDDPAYARARDTCEEGVELAESLGLVARAHLVEAKTSVWSAIVDAVRVLEPDVIVTGTRNASAWKSLWQPSTAEGVLHNAGIPVFVVPPES from the coding sequence ATGTCGCCCGTGACCACGACGATGCTCATCGCCTACGACGGATCCCGGGAGTCCCGGCGGGCCATGTCATCGGCCGCCCGACTGCTGAACCCCCGGGAGGTGGAGATACTCACCGCCTGGGAGCCGCTGCACCGCACGGCGGCCAGAGTCGGCGGCATGTCGGGGCTGCGTCAGGCGGAGTGGGTGACGGACACCGAGGAGGATGATCCGGCCTACGCCCGGGCACGTGACACCTGCGAGGAAGGCGTGGAGCTGGCCGAGTCCCTCGGACTCGTCGCCCGCGCCCACCTGGTCGAGGCGAAGACGTCCGTCTGGTCGGCGATCGTGGACGCCGTACGTGTGCTGGAACCTGACGTCATCGTCACCGGCACCCGGAACGCGAGCGCATGGAAATCCCTGTGGCAGCCCTCCACCGCGGAGGGCGTGCTGCACAACGCAGGCATTCCCGTGTTCGTTGTCCCGCCGGAGTCATGA
- a CDS encoding DUF2613 domain-containing protein: MSYYSDSLNRRSLSSVIASAVVGVALGVVSVIGVASFSGQDNVPQGNAVPAEDALLGGPEYGTRG; the protein is encoded by the coding sequence ATGTCCTATTATTCCGATTCCCTCAACCGCCGCTCACTGAGCTCGGTGATTGCCAGCGCGGTCGTCGGCGTGGCCCTCGGAGTGGTCTCGGTCATCGGGGTCGCGTCCTTCTCCGGCCAGGACAACGTTCCGCAGGGCAACGCCGTGCCTGCGGAGGACGCACTGCTCGGTGGCCCGGAGTACGGCACCCGGGGCTGA
- a CDS encoding alpha-(1->3)-arabinofuranosyltransferase domain-containing protein, whose product MPYILGWVLLALISLLQPPGLVAADTKHDLAVDPAGFLSQATHAWTDTFTLGQLQNQAYGYLFPHGAFFVLTDPLPDWIAQRLWWLLVTGVGYSGFLLLTQRINVGSPAFGVLASLLFALSPRTLTTLTAISSETWPVMLAPWVLLPFLGPLGLRAVAAATIPVAMMGAVNATATIAACLPAGLVIVWRLLRRDGHALRTLTGWLAGCLLVSLWWIGPLLVLGHYSVPFTDFIESSYVTTRWLNLIEILRGTTSWAPFVDTERQAGHLLVSSPVFVLATTAVAALGLWGLTLRTTPHRRLWVGMLLTGVAVLGAAHGPLAGQWLTLLDGPLAAFRNLHKFDPLVRIPLLIGVAALGTQLRIPSTWGGVLNPGRREATAVLVIVIGVASMAPAWSGRLLPRGAYEYVPAYWQEATNLLNAQARGTRTLIVPEASFARQTWGWTRDEPAQPLLDVPWAVRDAVPLIPPEAVRGLDGVMAVLHHDPAAGADALRRLGIGAVLNRGDLVGGAEQIDVERLAGATGSEVHRFGAEEQLEVVILDPVADLALTDQQPVRVAGGGESLAVLDMIHGPGPRVLVDSDAEIVTDTPALTVRHYGTLEGAVSAPLADLGESVGSRNAVPDYPSAGPFTRVQTHGGTVTASSSAADAGSFGGADAARSITAAVDGEPDTAWWPTPGPPDGQWLELAPDRQLADPAVTIAATDDTTIDLNGRTVEIGEEPTTFHLRGTYDTLRVTLTGPQPVGLSEITIDNHRLERVVTVPDTSPDVRQFLFQRLTLDTGHLIRDFTAPRPMQLLLNTPSDAVTIDDVEYSPGDLVELTPGVHRLATDAEWVTLTEEGFDPSPAFGSTGRDIAAADDTDRILLTGRSANPGLQASVAGLPLEPLVVDAATQAFRLPAGTGGRVEFSFAGDPAYRGLLFGGGALALLTVLGAAVVVIRGRRGEWTVVGPRPGTGVGLLSLGAVTAFLVAGWPGLLAAMVALLVLRVTLIPAGLLAFVLLSVAGAWLARGPWPSGDYAGDSAALALLLVAALISLLPGSSRNTWLAAATGTVSTSVTARTGQKPPEK is encoded by the coding sequence GTGCCGTACATCCTCGGCTGGGTGCTCCTGGCGCTGATCAGCCTCCTCCAACCCCCGGGTCTGGTCGCGGCCGACACAAAACATGACCTGGCGGTCGATCCCGCAGGTTTCCTCTCCCAGGCCACGCACGCGTGGACGGACACCTTCACGCTCGGACAGCTGCAGAATCAGGCGTACGGCTACCTATTCCCGCACGGGGCGTTCTTCGTGCTCACCGATCCACTGCCGGACTGGATCGCACAGCGCCTGTGGTGGCTGCTGGTCACGGGTGTCGGCTACTCAGGGTTCCTGCTGCTCACGCAACGTATCAACGTGGGTTCCCCGGCATTCGGGGTGTTGGCGTCGCTTCTTTTCGCCCTCTCCCCACGCACGCTGACCACGCTCACGGCCATCTCCTCGGAAACCTGGCCGGTGATGCTCGCCCCCTGGGTGCTGCTGCCCTTCCTCGGGCCTCTGGGCCTCCGCGCGGTGGCCGCCGCCACGATCCCGGTCGCGATGATGGGGGCGGTCAACGCGACCGCCACCATCGCCGCCTGTCTGCCCGCGGGTCTGGTCATCGTCTGGCGTCTCCTGCGTCGGGACGGCCACGCGCTGCGCACCCTCACCGGTTGGCTCGCCGGTTGCCTCCTGGTGAGCCTGTGGTGGATCGGCCCACTGCTGGTGCTCGGTCACTATTCGGTGCCGTTCACGGACTTCATCGAATCCTCGTACGTGACCACACGGTGGCTCAACCTCATCGAGATTCTCCGCGGCACCACCAGCTGGGCGCCGTTCGTGGACACCGAGCGCCAGGCCGGCCACCTGCTGGTCTCCTCCCCCGTCTTCGTGCTCGCCACCACGGCCGTCGCCGCCCTCGGGCTCTGGGGGTTGACGCTGCGCACCACCCCGCACCGTCGGCTGTGGGTGGGCATGCTGCTGACCGGGGTGGCTGTGCTCGGTGCCGCGCATGGTCCGTTGGCCGGACAGTGGCTGACGCTTCTCGACGGCCCCCTCGCGGCCTTCCGCAACCTCCACAAGTTCGATCCCCTGGTGCGCATCCCGCTGCTCATCGGGGTGGCCGCCCTCGGTACGCAGCTGCGCATCCCCTCGACGTGGGGTGGCGTGCTGAACCCGGGACGTCGGGAAGCGACCGCCGTACTGGTGATCGTCATCGGCGTGGCGTCGATGGCCCCTGCCTGGTCGGGTCGGCTGCTGCCACGCGGTGCCTACGAGTACGTGCCCGCCTACTGGCAGGAGGCGACCAACCTGCTCAACGCGCAGGCCCGGGGGACGCGCACCCTGATCGTTCCGGAGGCGTCCTTCGCCCGGCAGACCTGGGGCTGGACCCGCGATGAACCCGCACAGCCGCTTCTCGATGTCCCCTGGGCCGTCCGCGACGCCGTCCCGCTCATCCCCCCGGAGGCCGTCCGCGGCCTCGACGGAGTGATGGCCGTGCTGCACCACGACCCGGCCGCCGGGGCCGACGCCCTGCGCCGCCTCGGCATCGGCGCGGTGCTCAACCGCGGTGACCTGGTGGGGGGCGCGGAGCAGATCGACGTGGAGAGGCTCGCCGGGGCGACAGGGTCCGAGGTCCACCGCTTCGGTGCGGAGGAGCAGCTGGAGGTGGTGATCCTCGATCCCGTAGCCGACCTGGCCCTCACCGACCAGCAGCCCGTACGGGTGGCCGGTGGCGGCGAGAGTCTCGCCGTGCTGGACATGATCCACGGACCCGGGCCACGCGTGCTCGTGGATTCGGACGCCGAGATCGTCACCGACACCCCGGCGCTGACGGTGCGGCACTACGGCACGCTGGAAGGGGCGGTCTCCGCACCCCTCGCTGACCTCGGCGAGAGCGTCGGCTCCCGCAACGCCGTGCCCGACTACCCCTCGGCCGGCCCGTTCACGCGGGTGCAGACCCACGGCGGCACCGTCACCGCCAGCTCATCAGCGGCCGACGCCGGCAGTTTCGGCGGCGCCGACGCCGCCCGCTCGATCACCGCCGCCGTGGACGGTGAGCCGGACACCGCCTGGTGGCCCACCCCGGGACCGCCGGACGGGCAGTGGCTGGAGCTGGCCCCCGACCGACAGCTGGCTGACCCCGCCGTCACCATCGCGGCCACGGATGACACCACGATCGACCTCAACGGCCGGACAGTCGAGATCGGCGAGGAACCGACGACATTCCACCTGCGCGGCACCTACGACACCCTGCGTGTGACGCTCACCGGCCCCCAACCCGTCGGTCTCTCCGAGATCACCATCGACAACCACCGGCTCGAACGCGTAGTCACCGTGCCGGACACCTCACCGGACGTGCGCCAGTTCCTCTTCCAGCGCCTCACCCTGGACACCGGGCACCTCATCCGCGACTTCACCGCGCCCCGCCCGATGCAGCTGCTTCTCAACACCCCCTCCGACGCCGTCACCATCGACGACGTCGAGTACTCCCCCGGCGACCTCGTCGAGCTGACTCCGGGCGTGCACCGCCTGGCCACCGACGCGGAGTGGGTCACCCTCACCGAAGAGGGTTTCGACCCCTCACCCGCCTTCGGGTCCACCGGCCGGGACATCGCGGCCGCCGACGACACCGACCGGATACTGCTCACCGGGCGGTCCGCCAACCCCGGCCTGCAGGCCAGCGTGGCGGGGCTGCCCCTCGAGCCGCTCGTCGTGGACGCCGCCACCCAGGCCTTCCGCCTGCCCGCCGGCACCGGGGGAAGGGTGGAGTTCTCCTTCGCCGGCGACCCCGCCTACCGCGGGCTGCTCTTCGGTGGTGGGGCGCTGGCGCTGCTCACCGTGCTGGGTGCCGCAGTGGTGGTCATCCGCGGCAGGCGCGGGGAGTGGACGGTGGTGGGGCCGCGCCCCGGCACCGGCGTCGGCCTGCTGTCGCTGGGGGCGGTCACCGCTTTTCTCGTCGCCGGCTGGCCGGGGCTGCTGGCCGCCATGGTGGCGTTGCTGGTGCTGCGTGTCACCCTGATCCCCGCCGGACTCCTGGCGTTCGTGCTGCTCAGCGTGGCGGGTGCCTGGCTGGCGCGGGGGCCGTGGCCGAGCGGCGACTACGCCGGTGATTCTGCCGCCCTGGCCCTCCTGCTCGTCGCTGCCCTGATCAGTCTCCTGCCCGGTTCCTCGAGGAATACGTGGCTGGCGGCCGCCACCGGCACCGTGAGCACCAGCGTCACCGCCAGGACCGGCCAGAAACCCCCGGAGAAGTAG